From the genome of Homalodisca vitripennis isolate AUS2020 chromosome 8, UT_GWSS_2.1, whole genome shotgun sequence, one region includes:
- the LOC124367284 gene encoding uncharacterized protein LOC124367284: protein MMKVFVFRTALLLSSLGLAASLFVPEELPTLLSFLYTNIPPVFKGTDSRVGIGFRVGPNADFQLQLELGPQTRTQPLGPDAEGSSKKRHVPVLGSGLAPKPLKSQKKWKVPDTPMGWLQTWKTSVAALPQQEEVVDLKNFNRQPLLDMDTVKHLQQLYKEQRNENEATR from the exons ATGATGAAGGTGTTTGTATTTCGTACCGCTTTGTTGCTTTCTTCGCTTG ggTTGGCAGCGAGCCTTTTTGTTCCAGAGGAGTTGCCCACTCTGTTATCCTTTCTCTACACAAACATCCCCCCAGTATTCAAAG GTACGGACTCTCGAGTGGGCATAGGGTTCCGTGTTGGGCCCAATGCAGACTTTCAGCTACAATTGGAGCTGGGTCCACAGACCCGTACGCAGCCACTGGGTCCTGATGCAGAGGGATCCAGCAAGAAGCGACATGTCCCTGTGCTAGGATCAGGGTTGGCACCGAAACCTCTGAAATCTCAGAAAAAGTGGAAGGTTCCCGATACCCCGATGGGATGGCTGCAGACATGGAAGACCTCTGTGGCGGCGCTGCCACAGCAGGAGGAAGTCGTGGACCTTAAAAACTTCAACAGACAACCCTTGTTGGACATGGACACGGTGAAACACCTTCAGCAATTGTACAAGGAACAACGGAACGAAAACGAAGCGACAAGATAA